In Leucobacter insecticola, one DNA window encodes the following:
- a CDS encoding spermidine/putrescine ABC transporter substrate-binding protein has translation MYGISVSRSSRHAPGTPHQVTHALVSRMQRIIDRWVEEYTATSLPALHAELTGEELWKAKGYDPVAGLEPEYDGLDPDPEPDEGEQPFLFTLSGLAEEVKPEPPLPRPPLSAEEKQQLRHEIQLADACAENAGAEVCFALVEHRPRIVSAVHRFVDPQIQTIIDDLSRSLEPPQ, from the coding sequence GTGTACGGGATCTCCGTTTCTCGCAGCAGCCGGCATGCCCCCGGCACGCCGCACCAGGTCACGCACGCGCTCGTCTCACGTATGCAGCGCATCATTGACAGGTGGGTTGAGGAGTATACGGCGACCTCTTTGCCCGCGCTGCACGCCGAGCTTACGGGGGAGGAGTTGTGGAAGGCGAAGGGGTATGATCCTGTCGCTGGGCTCGAGCCCGAGTATGACGGGCTGGATCCTGATCCCGAACCCGATGAGGGTGAGCAACCGTTTCTGTTTACTCTGAGCGGGCTGGCTGAGGAAGTGAAACCTGAGCCGCCGTTGCCGCGACCGCCACTCAGCGCCGAAGAGAAGCAGCAGCTGCGGCATGAGATCCAGCTGGCGGACGCGTGCGCGGAAAATGCCGGCGCGGAGGTGTGTTTCGCGCTGGTGGAGCACCGGCCCAGGATTGTGTCCGCCGTTCACCGCTTTGTGGATCCTCAGATCCAGACAATCATTGACGACCTCAGTCGCAGCCTTGAGCCCCCGCAGTAG
- the rpsL gene encoding 30S ribosomal protein S12 produces the protein MPTIQQLVRKGRKPKVSKTKAPALKANPQQRGVCTRVYTTTPKKPNSAMRKVARVKLSNGTEVTAYIPGEGHNLQEHSMVLVRGGRVKDLPGVRYKIVRGALDTQAVKDRQQARSRYGAKKVK, from the coding sequence GTGCCTACTATTCAGCAGCTGGTTCGCAAGGGGCGGAAGCCGAAGGTCTCCAAGACCAAAGCTCCCGCACTGAAGGCGAACCCCCAGCAGCGCGGTGTGTGCACCCGTGTGTACACCACCACCCCGAAGAAGCCGAACTCGGCGATGCGTAAAGTCGCTCGTGTGAAGCTTTCGAACGGAACCGAGGTTACGGCCTACATCCCCGGTGAGGGCCACAACCTGCAGGAGCACTCCATGGTGCTCGTGCGCGGAGGTCGTGTAAAGGACCTTCCCGGTGTTCGTTACAAGATCGTGCGCGGCGCTCTCGATACGCAGGCGGTCAAGGACCGTCAGCAGGCTCGGAGCCGCTACGGTGCAAAGAAGGTGAAGTAA
- the rpsG gene encoding 30S ribosomal protein S7, with the protein MPRKGPAPKRPVVADPVYGAPIVSQLVNKILLDGKKGLAERIVYGALENVAEKSGQDPVAVLKKALDNVRPTLEVRSRRVGGSTYQVPIEVKPHRANTLALRWLTNYAKARRENSMTDRLTNEILDASNGLGAAVKRREDTHKMAESNRAFAHYRW; encoded by the coding sequence ATGCCTCGTAAAGGTCCTGCTCCGAAGCGTCCCGTCGTTGCCGATCCGGTATACGGCGCTCCCATTGTCAGCCAGTTGGTAAACAAGATCCTGCTCGACGGAAAGAAAGGCCTCGCAGAGCGTATCGTTTATGGTGCACTCGAGAACGTGGCTGAGAAGTCCGGTCAGGATCCCGTGGCGGTTCTCAAGAAGGCGCTCGACAACGTGCGTCCCACGCTTGAGGTTCGTTCGCGTCGCGTCGGCGGTAGCACCTACCAGGTGCCCATCGAAGTGAAGCCGCACCGTGCGAATACGCTCGCACTGCGCTGGTTGACCAACTACGCCAAGGCTCGTCGCGAAAACTCGATGACCGACCGTCTCACCAACGAGATTCTCGACGCATCCAACGGCCTCGGTGCCGCTGTGAAGCGCCGCGAAGACACGCACAAGATGGCTGAGTCCAACAGGGCATTCGCGCACTACCGCTGGTAA
- the fusA gene encoding elongation factor G, translated as MAQDVLTDLSKVRNIGIMAHIDAGKTTTTERILFYTGVNHKLGETHDGGATTDWMEQEKERGITITSAAVTCFWNKNQINIIDTPGHVDFTVEVERSLRVLDGAVAVFDGKEGVEPQSETVWRQADKYGVPRICFVNKMDKMGADFYFTVDTIINRLGAKPLVMQLPIGSESDFLGVVDLLTMKAFVWEGDAKGDVTLGANYEVQEIPADLQARAEEYRAKLVETVAETDDALLEKFFGGEELSIEEIKGGIRKLVVNNEIYPVYCGSAFKNRGIQPMLDAVVDFLPNPLDVGAIEAHDPRDEDIVIERLPKSDEPFSALAFKVAVHPFFGRLTYVRVYSGRAESGTQVVNSTKGKKERIGKIFQMHANKENPVDELTAGNIYAVIGLKDTTTGDTLCDPNNQVVLESMTFPEPVIEVAIEPKTKGDQEKLGTAIQKLAEEDPTFRVSQNEETGQTVIAGMGELHLDILVDRMKREFKVEANVGKPQVAYRETIRREVPKYDYTHKKQTGGSGQFAKVQIALAPLTDSEGGDKIYEFEDKVTGGRVPREYIPSVNAGIQDAMQYGILAGFPMVNVKASLLDGQYHDVDSSEMAFKIAGSMAFKEAARLAQPVLLEPMMAVEVRTPEEYMGDVIGDLNSRRGQIQSMEDASGVKVVRALVPLSEMFGYIGDLRSKTSGRAVFSMTFDSYAEVPKAVAEEIVQKAKGE; from the coding sequence GTGGCACAAGACGTGCTCACCGACCTGAGTAAGGTCCGCAACATCGGCATCATGGCGCACATCGATGCCGGCAAGACCACCACGACCGAGCGCATCCTGTTCTACACGGGTGTCAACCACAAGTTGGGCGAGACCCACGACGGCGGCGCTACGACCGACTGGATGGAGCAGGAGAAAGAGCGCGGCATCACGATCACCAGTGCCGCGGTGACCTGCTTCTGGAACAAGAACCAGATCAACATCATCGACACCCCCGGACACGTCGACTTTACTGTTGAGGTGGAGCGCTCGCTCCGCGTGCTCGACGGCGCGGTCGCTGTGTTCGACGGCAAGGAGGGCGTTGAGCCCCAGTCCGAGACTGTCTGGCGTCAGGCCGATAAGTACGGCGTTCCCCGCATCTGCTTCGTCAACAAGATGGACAAGATGGGCGCTGACTTCTACTTCACGGTTGACACCATTATCAATCGTCTCGGCGCAAAGCCTCTCGTGATGCAGCTCCCCATTGGCTCAGAGTCCGACTTCCTCGGTGTGGTCGACCTGCTCACTATGAAGGCCTTTGTCTGGGAGGGTGACGCAAAGGGCGATGTGACCCTCGGTGCAAACTACGAGGTCCAGGAGATCCCCGCGGATCTGCAGGCGCGCGCAGAGGAATACCGCGCAAAGCTTGTCGAGACCGTCGCCGAAACTGACGATGCGCTGCTCGAGAAGTTCTTCGGTGGCGAGGAGCTGTCGATCGAGGAGATCAAGGGCGGCATCCGCAAGCTCGTTGTCAACAACGAGATCTACCCGGTTTACTGCGGCTCGGCGTTCAAGAACCGCGGCATTCAGCCCATGCTTGACGCGGTTGTGGATTTCCTTCCCAACCCGCTTGACGTTGGTGCAATTGAGGCGCACGATCCCCGCGATGAAGACATCGTCATTGAGCGTCTGCCCAAGTCGGACGAGCCTTTCTCTGCTCTCGCGTTCAAGGTTGCTGTGCACCCGTTCTTTGGTCGACTCACCTACGTGCGCGTGTATTCGGGTCGTGCCGAGTCTGGCACCCAGGTTGTGAACTCAACCAAGGGCAAGAAAGAGCGCATCGGGAAGATCTTCCAGATGCACGCCAACAAAGAGAACCCTGTTGACGAGCTCACCGCGGGCAACATTTACGCCGTGATCGGCCTCAAGGACACCACCACTGGTGACACCCTGTGCGATCCCAACAATCAGGTTGTACTTGAGTCGATGACCTTCCCCGAGCCCGTGATCGAGGTGGCCATCGAGCCGAAGACCAAGGGTGACCAGGAGAAGCTTGGCACCGCGATCCAGAAGCTTGCCGAAGAGGATCCAACCTTCCGCGTCAGCCAGAACGAAGAAACGGGTCAGACTGTTATCGCTGGTATGGGTGAGCTGCACCTTGACATCCTTGTCGATCGCATGAAGCGTGAGTTCAAGGTTGAGGCGAACGTTGGTAAGCCCCAGGTTGCGTACCGCGAGACGATTCGCCGCGAGGTGCCGAAGTATGACTACACCCACAAGAAGCAGACCGGCGGATCCGGTCAGTTCGCGAAGGTGCAGATCGCGCTTGCTCCGCTCACCGACAGCGAGGGTGGCGACAAGATTTACGAGTTCGAGGACAAGGTGACCGGTGGTCGCGTGCCTCGCGAGTACATTCCGTCCGTGAACGCCGGTATCCAGGATGCAATGCAGTATGGCATCCTTGCCGGGTTCCCGATGGTCAACGTGAAGGCCTCACTGCTTGATGGCCAGTACCACGACGTTGACTCTTCGGAAATGGCGTTTAAGATTGCTGGCTCTATGGCGTTCAAGGAGGCCGCGCGCCTGGCTCAGCCAGTGCTGCTCGAGCCCATGATGGCCGTTGAGGTGCGTACGCCCGAGGAATACATGGGCGACGTTATCGGCGATCTGAACTCCCGTCGTGGGCAGATCCAGTCGATGGAGGATGCGAGTGGCGTGAAGGTTGTTCGCGCTCTTGTTCCCCTTTCTGAAATGTTCGGGTACATTGGTGATCTCCGGTCGAAGACCAGTGGACGCGCCGTGTTCTCGATGACCTTCGATTCCTATGCTGAGGTTCCGAAGGCTGTGGCCGAAGAGATCGTTCAGAAGGCCAAGGGCGAGTAA
- the tuf gene encoding elongation factor Tu — protein MAKAKFERTKPHVNIGTIGHVDHGKTTLTAAISKTLADKFPSDVNVQRDFDTIDSAPEERQRGITINISHVEYETDKRHYAHVDAPGHADYIKNMITGAAQMDGAILVVAATDGLMAQSKEHILLAKQVGVPYLMVALNKCDQVDDEEILELVEMEVREELTKNGFDGDNAPVVRVSGYQALQGEEKWVNSIIELMEAVDSSIPDPVRDKDKPFLMPVEDVFTITGRGTVVTGRAERGTLKINSEIEIVGLRPTQKTTVTGIEMFHKQLDEAWAGENCGLLLRGTKREDVERGQVIVEPGSITPHTKFEGTAYILKKDEGGRHNPFETNYRPQFYFRTTDVTGVITLPEDKPMVMPGDTTDMTVELIQPIAMEDGLGFAIREGGRTVGAGTVTKVIA, from the coding sequence GTGGCGAAGGCCAAGTTCGAGCGGACCAAGCCGCACGTAAACATCGGAACGATCGGTCACGTTGACCACGGTAAGACCACTCTTACTGCGGCAATCTCGAAGACTCTGGCGGACAAGTTCCCGTCTGATGTGAACGTGCAGCGCGACTTCGACACCATCGATTCGGCTCCTGAGGAGCGCCAGCGCGGCATTACCATCAACATCTCGCACGTTGAGTACGAGACCGACAAGCGCCACTACGCGCACGTCGACGCACCCGGCCACGCTGACTACATCAAGAACATGATCACTGGTGCTGCGCAGATGGACGGCGCGATCCTCGTGGTTGCAGCGACCGACGGTCTCATGGCTCAGTCGAAGGAGCACATCCTGCTCGCAAAGCAGGTTGGCGTTCCTTACCTGATGGTGGCGCTGAACAAGTGCGACCAGGTTGACGACGAAGAGATCCTCGAGCTCGTTGAGATGGAGGTCCGCGAGGAGCTCACCAAGAACGGCTTTGATGGCGACAACGCTCCTGTTGTTCGTGTCTCGGGCTACCAGGCTCTCCAGGGCGAAGAGAAGTGGGTCAACTCCATTATCGAGCTCATGGAAGCAGTCGACTCCTCGATCCCCGATCCGGTGCGTGACAAGGACAAGCCCTTCCTGATGCCCGTTGAGGACGTCTTCACGATCACCGGTCGTGGAACCGTTGTGACGGGTCGCGCCGAGCGCGGCACGCTGAAGATCAACTCGGAAATCGAGATCGTGGGCCTGCGTCCGACGCAGAAGACCACCGTCACCGGTATCGAGATGTTCCACAAGCAGCTCGACGAGGCGTGGGCAGGCGAGAACTGTGGTCTGCTTCTCCGCGGCACCAAGCGCGAAGACGTAGAGCGCGGTCAGGTGATTGTCGAGCCCGGCTCGATCACCCCGCACACCAAGTTCGAGGGCACCGCCTACATCCTCAAGAAGGATGAGGGTGGCCGCCACAACCCGTTCGAGACCAACTACCGTCCGCAGTTCTACTTCCGTACGACTGACGTGACCGGTGTTATCACCCTGCCCGAGGACAAGCCGATGGTTATGCCCGGCGACACCACCGACATGACGGTCGAGCTGATCCAGCCGATCGCTATGGAAGATGGCCTCGGCTTCGCTATCCGTGAGGGTGGCCGCACCGTCGGCGCCGGCACGGTGACCAAGGTGATTGCCTAG
- a CDS encoding polysaccharide biosynthesis protein, translating into MSINANRRSAHFARQYGLLFACDAIAWTIGIIAALVLRFDFNLARIHLGWTAVIIGVTVLLQLIGGWVSWLYRNRYETGSFDEVRALVLDITGVMVVAWGIAYLVGYGNGIPRSTLIIAAPITFSLMGVTRYIFRLYGERRLKPGLEAERTLLYGAGYLGVQTAKRLLTDAKGFALPVGFLDDDPQKRNQEVRGVRVLGGLDDIARIARETRATRLIVCIGDADSVMMRRVDAAADRAGMTAMVLPPLEQILQNSSAISDVRELSIEDLIGRNPVRLETDSIAEYLQDKCVLVTGAGGSIGSELCRQLARFAPRELIMLDRDETALQESQLSISGHGLLDTNDVVLADIRDHSTLERIFTERRPEVVFHAAALKHLPMLEQYPDEAWKTNVQGTLNVLRAAQAAGVGTFVNISTDKAANPTSVLGHSKRVAEKLTAWMAEQTGQRYLSVRFGNVIGSRGSMLPTFRKLIEAGGPVTVTHPEVTRFFMTIPEACQLVVQAGGIGRPGEVLILDMGEPVSILDVARRMVAQSGKDIEILFTGLRHGEKLHEELVGDGEGDERPFHPKIAHAHVDTISPDVLDHEGWIARLDLTEEAEERVQ; encoded by the coding sequence GTGTCGATCAATGCAAATCGGCGCAGCGCGCACTTTGCAAGACAGTACGGGCTGCTGTTCGCTTGCGACGCCATCGCCTGGACCATCGGAATCATTGCCGCTTTGGTGCTTCGATTTGATTTCAACCTCGCGCGGATTCATTTGGGCTGGACCGCTGTAATCATTGGCGTCACGGTACTGCTTCAGCTCATCGGCGGCTGGGTTTCCTGGCTCTATCGCAATCGCTACGAGACAGGCAGCTTCGACGAGGTACGGGCGCTCGTGCTCGATATCACCGGGGTGATGGTCGTGGCATGGGGAATCGCCTACCTCGTGGGTTACGGCAACGGGATCCCGCGCAGCACCTTGATCATTGCGGCGCCGATCACGTTCAGCCTGATGGGCGTTACGCGATACATCTTTCGTCTCTACGGCGAGAGGCGGCTCAAGCCGGGGCTGGAGGCGGAACGTACGCTGCTCTACGGGGCCGGTTACCTCGGCGTGCAGACCGCGAAACGCTTGCTTACCGATGCAAAAGGATTTGCGCTCCCGGTTGGATTTCTTGATGATGATCCGCAAAAGCGTAACCAGGAAGTTCGCGGTGTTCGGGTGCTCGGTGGTCTTGATGACATTGCCAGGATCGCACGTGAGACCCGCGCTACCCGTCTCATTGTCTGCATCGGTGATGCGGACTCGGTAATGATGCGCCGTGTGGATGCGGCCGCCGATCGCGCAGGCATGACCGCGATGGTACTGCCGCCGCTCGAGCAGATCCTGCAGAACTCCTCCGCGATCTCGGACGTGAGGGAACTCTCAATTGAGGATCTCATCGGACGGAACCCGGTCCGACTCGAAACTGACTCGATCGCCGAATACTTGCAAGACAAGTGCGTGCTGGTGACGGGTGCCGGTGGATCTATCGGTTCGGAGCTGTGCAGGCAGCTCGCAAGGTTCGCTCCGCGTGAGCTCATCATGCTTGACCGCGATGAGACGGCACTGCAGGAGAGCCAGCTGTCGATCAGCGGTCACGGACTTCTCGACACCAACGACGTGGTGCTTGCAGATATTCGTGACCACAGCACCCTGGAACGCATTTTTACCGAGCGGCGGCCCGAAGTGGTGTTCCACGCCGCAGCTCTGAAGCATCTGCCAATGCTCGAACAGTATCCAGATGAGGCATGGAAGACCAATGTGCAGGGCACGCTGAATGTACTGCGGGCCGCACAGGCCGCTGGTGTCGGTACCTTCGTGAACATTTCGACCGACAAAGCCGCCAACCCGACGAGTGTACTTGGCCATTCCAAGCGGGTGGCGGAGAAGCTGACGGCCTGGATGGCGGAGCAAACCGGCCAGCGATATCTCTCGGTGCGTTTTGGCAACGTTATTGGGAGTCGCGGATCCATGCTCCCGACGTTCCGTAAGCTGATTGAGGCTGGCGGTCCGGTCACCGTCACCCACCCTGAGGTCACTCGCTTCTTCATGACGATTCCCGAGGCCTGCCAGCTCGTGGTCCAGGCAGGTGGCATCGGCCGCCCTGGAGAGGTGCTCATTCTAGACATGGGGGAACCGGTCTCGATCCTCGATGTTGCGCGCCGGATGGTGGCGCAGTCGGGCAAGGATATTGAGATCCTCTTCACTGGGCTGCGACACGGCGAGAAGCTGCACGAGGAACTCGTCGGCGACGGGGAAGGGGACGAGCGCCCGTTCCATCCGAAGATCGCTCACGCACATGTCGACACCATCTCCCCCGACGTGTTGGATCACGAAGGCTGGATCGCACGCCTCGATCTCACCGAAGAGGCTGAGGAGCGCGTGCAGTGA
- a CDS encoding UDP-phosphate alpha-N-acetyl-D-fucosaminephosphotransferase, whose amino-acid sequence MSELHLALIVGGVTLALSLASPLIIKLLLVRLGIMDVPNERSSHDRPVLRGLGLAVLVAMSLGYWLALNIDLALSRERPGLGGLVRAIAAGDTSVVMLSVLAGAVLLCGLLGFGEDLRGLSVPVRSVFLLLISAAASIGLIWIVRAGESAGGVPWQLGIDTAELPLVWLVLLGGYGILFVSGYINVANFMDGLNGISGFHGVIAGLAFAAAGWLTGLSWLVAAGAVLAAGFAGFLPWNLSKPGGFLGDVGSYLLGGAVAITSFAAWVSGVPLLAAIGPMVIYFGDVGVTLVKRVRAGHKWDEPHKEHAYQRIQQLGYSHVQASAITAACTLLTSILGLASCFTGLWGTLALLVAGLGVVVFYLRLPKLLPIRTS is encoded by the coding sequence GTGAGCGAGCTTCATCTTGCCTTGATCGTTGGTGGCGTGACGCTGGCGCTGAGCCTCGCGTCGCCGCTAATCATCAAACTATTGCTCGTCCGGCTCGGGATCATGGATGTGCCGAACGAGCGCTCCTCACACGATCGCCCGGTGCTGCGCGGCCTCGGCCTCGCGGTGCTCGTCGCGATGTCTCTGGGATATTGGCTGGCGCTCAACATTGATTTGGCGCTGTCCCGCGAACGCCCAGGTCTCGGTGGCTTGGTGAGAGCCATCGCCGCGGGTGACACTTCAGTGGTGATGCTCAGCGTACTGGCTGGTGCGGTCTTGCTGTGTGGGTTGCTCGGCTTCGGGGAAGATCTGCGCGGGCTCAGTGTGCCGGTGCGGAGCGTGTTTCTGCTGCTCATCTCCGCTGCTGCCTCGATCGGACTGATCTGGATCGTGCGGGCGGGGGAGAGCGCGGGGGGTGTGCCGTGGCAACTCGGGATCGACACGGCTGAACTCCCTCTTGTGTGGCTCGTGCTGCTTGGGGGTTACGGGATCCTGTTTGTTTCTGGCTACATCAATGTTGCGAACTTCATGGACGGCCTGAACGGGATCAGCGGGTTCCACGGTGTGATTGCCGGGCTTGCTTTTGCCGCTGCGGGCTGGCTTACCGGGCTGAGCTGGCTCGTGGCCGCTGGTGCTGTGCTTGCTGCCGGGTTCGCGGGGTTCCTCCCGTGGAACCTCTCGAAACCGGGAGGGTTTCTCGGAGATGTGGGAAGCTACCTGCTCGGCGGCGCTGTCGCGATCACGAGCTTTGCCGCGTGGGTGTCAGGTGTGCCGCTGCTCGCGGCGATCGGCCCAATGGTGATCTACTTTGGGGACGTCGGTGTGACGCTCGTGAAGCGCGTCCGTGCGGGCCACAAATGGGACGAGCCACACAAGGAGCACGCCTACCAGCGCATCCAACAGCTCGGCTACTCCCATGTGCAGGCCTCCGCCATCACCGCGGCCTGCACGCTGCTGACTTCAATCTTGGGCCTCGCCTCCTGTTTCACGGGTCTCTGGGGCACGCTGGCCCTCCTCGTCGCGGGCCTCGGGGTAGTGGTCTTCTACCTCCGCCTCCCCAAGCTCCTCCCCATCCGCACGAGCTAG
- the rpsJ gene encoding 30S ribosomal protein S10: MAGQKIRIRLKSYDHEVIDSSARKIVDTVTRAGATVIGPVPLPTEKNVIAVIRSPHKYKDSREHFEKRTHKRLIDIVDPTPKAVDSLMRLDLPADVNIEIKL, from the coding sequence ATGGCGGGACAGAAGATCCGCATCCGGCTGAAGTCGTATGACCACGAGGTTATCGACAGCTCAGCCCGGAAGATCGTTGATACGGTCACCCGTGCAGGCGCTACCGTGATCGGCCCAGTGCCGCTTCCCACGGAGAAGAACGTGATCGCAGTGATCCGTTCGCCGCACAAGTACAAGGACAGCCGCGAGCACTTTGAAAAGCGCACGCACAAGCGTCTGATCGACATCGTCGATCCCACCCCGAAGGCCGTTGATTCGCTGATGCGTCTCGATTTGCCGGCCGATGTCAACATCGAGATCAAGCTCTAA
- the rplC gene encoding 50S ribosomal protein L3 — protein MSAERNVKGLLGTKLGMTQVWDEDGNVVPVTVIEVAPNVVTQIRTAEVDGYSAVQIAAGQIDPRKVNKPTAGHFEKAGVTPRRHLTEVRTSDAGKYSLGQELTVEGTFEAGQKIDVVGTSKGKGFAGAMKRHNFKGVSASHGAHRNHRKPGSIGGAATPGRVFRGQRMPGRMGGDRVTLQNLTVQAIDAEKGLILVKGAVPGARGRLVFVRNAVKGA, from the coding sequence ATGTCAGCAGAACGCAACGTTAAGGGTCTTCTGGGCACCAAGCTCGGTATGACGCAGGTTTGGGACGAGGACGGCAATGTCGTTCCCGTTACCGTGATCGAGGTGGCACCCAACGTGGTCACCCAGATCCGCACCGCCGAGGTGGACGGCTACAGCGCCGTGCAGATCGCAGCGGGTCAGATCGATCCCCGCAAGGTCAACAAGCCGACCGCGGGTCACTTTGAGAAGGCCGGGGTTACCCCGCGCCGTCACCTCACCGAGGTTCGCACCTCCGATGCTGGCAAGTACAGCCTCGGCCAGGAGCTCACCGTAGAGGGCACCTTCGAAGCCGGTCAGAAGATCGACGTCGTGGGCACCTCAAAGGGCAAGGGCTTCGCCGGCGCCATGAAGCGTCACAACTTCAAGGGCGTTTCGGCTTCGCACGGTGCGCACCGCAACCACCGTAAGCCGGGTTCAATCGGCGGCGCCGCGACTCCCGGCCGTGTGTTTAGGGGCCAGCGTATGCCGGGCCGCATGGGTGGCGATCGTGTCACTCTGCAGAACCTCACCGTGCAGGCGATTGACGCTGAAAAGGGTCTCATCCTGGTGAAGGGTGCGGTTCCCGGTGCTCGCGGTCGTCTCGTATTCGTTCGCAACGCAGTGAAGGGGGCGTAG
- the rplD gene encoding 50S ribosomal protein L4: protein MATATKLDVLDAKGKKAGSVDLPEAIFAAETNVPLIHQVVTAQLAAARQGTHKTKTRGEVSGSGVKPFKQKGTGRARQGSIRQPEHRGGGVVHGPVPRDYSQRTPKKMIAAALRGLLSDRARANRLHVVEGFGIGEKPSTKTAREFLATVAPGNRVLVVVDREDELTALSVRNLPQVHVLFQDQLNAYDVVVSDDLVFTKAAFDAFVAGRAAKEETK from the coding sequence ATGGCTACCGCTACCAAGCTCGACGTTCTCGACGCGAAGGGCAAGAAGGCCGGGTCTGTTGACCTGCCAGAGGCCATTTTCGCCGCCGAGACCAATGTTCCCCTGATCCACCAGGTGGTCACCGCTCAGCTCGCTGCTGCGCGTCAGGGAACCCACAAGACCAAGACCCGCGGCGAAGTGTCCGGGTCAGGTGTCAAGCCGTTCAAGCAGAAGGGCACCGGTCGCGCCCGTCAAGGTTCGATTCGTCAGCCTGAGCACCGCGGCGGCGGCGTAGTCCACGGCCCGGTGCCGCGTGACTACTCGCAGCGCACCCCCAAGAAGATGATCGCTGCTGCTCTTCGCGGCCTGCTTTCGGATCGTGCTCGCGCGAACCGCCTGCACGTTGTTGAAGGCTTTGGCATTGGCGAGAAGCCGAGCACGAAGACCGCACGCGAGTTCCTCGCGACCGTGGCTCCGGGCAATCGGGTGCTCGTGGTTGTCGACCGCGAGGACGAACTGACGGCACTGAGCGTTCGTAACCTCCCGCAGGTTCACGTGCTGTTCCAGGATCAGCTCAACGCCTACGACGTGGTCGTCAGTGACGATCTCGTCTTCACCAAGGCCGCCTTCGACGCATTCGTCGCTGGCCGCGCTGCCAAGGAGGAAACGAAGTGA
- the rplW gene encoding 50S ribosomal protein L23, translating into MSLNKSAHDVIIRPIVSEKSYGLIDANGQYTFEVQPDASKTEIKLAIEQVFGVKVGKINTLNRKGKTRRTKFGAGKRKDTKRAIVTLKSGSIDIFTAAL; encoded by the coding sequence GTGAGCTTGAACAAGTCCGCACACGACGTCATCATCCGACCCATCGTTTCCGAGAAGAGCTACGGCCTGATCGATGCGAACGGCCAGTACACCTTTGAGGTACAGCCTGACGCTTCGAAGACCGAGATCAAGCTCGCGATCGAACAGGTCTTCGGGGTTAAGGTCGGAAAGATCAACACGCTGAACCGCAAGGGCAAGACACGCCGCACCAAGTTTGGTGCTGGCAAGCGCAAGGACACCAAGCGCGCGATTGTCACCCTGAAGTCTGGCTCCATCGACATCTTCACGGCTGCGCTGTAG
- the rplB gene encoding 50S ribosomal protein L2, whose protein sequence is MAIRKYKPTTPGRRGSSVADFAEITRSTPEKSLLRPLPKTGGRNNQGRITTRHIGGGHKRQYRVIDFRRNDKDGVNAKVAHIEYDPNRTARIALLHFEDGTKRYIIAPNKLKQGDIVESGAGSDIKPGNNLPLRNIPTGTVIHAIELKPGGGAKLARSAGSSVRLVAKDGPYAQLRLPSGEIRNVDARCRATIGEVGNAEQSNINWGKAGRMRWKGVRPTVRGVVMNPVDHPHGGGEGRTSGGRHPVSPWGQKEGRTRHPNKESDKLIVRRRTVGKKR, encoded by the coding sequence ATGGCTATTCGTAAGTACAAGCCGACGACTCCGGGTCGTCGCGGATCGAGCGTTGCTGACTTCGCTGAGATCACGCGGTCGACTCCCGAGAAGTCGCTGCTCCGCCCGCTGCCGAAGACCGGCGGCCGTAACAACCAGGGCCGTATCACCACCCGTCACATCGGTGGTGGCCACAAGCGCCAGTACCGTGTCATCGACTTCCGTCGCAATGACAAGGACGGCGTGAACGCCAAGGTTGCACACATCGAGTACGACCCGAACCGCACCGCGCGCATCGCGCTGCTGCACTTCGAGGACGGCACGAAGCGTTACATCATTGCGCCGAACAAGTTGAAGCAGGGTGACATTGTCGAGTCGGGTGCCGGCTCTGACATCAAGCCTGGCAACAACCTGCCGCTGCGTAACATCCCGACGGGTACCGTTATCCACGCGATTGAGCTGAAGCCGGGTGGGGGAGCGAAGCTCGCTCGTTCCGCTGGTTCTTCGGTTCGCCTCGTGGCGAAGGATGGCCCCTACGCTCAGCTGCGTCTGCCCTCGGGCGAGATCCGCAACGTCGATGCGCGCTGCCGCGCGACCATCGGTGAGGTCGGCAACGCCGAGCAGTCGAACATCAACTGGGGTAAAGCTGGCCGCATGCGCTGGAAGGGCGTTCGCCCGACCGTGCGCGGTGTTGTCATGAACCCGGTGGATCACCCCCACGGTGGTGGCGAAGGCCGCACCTCGGGTGGCCGTCACCCGGTGAGCCCCTGGGGCCAGAAGGAAGGCCGCACGCGCCATCCGAATAAGGAAAGCGACAAGCTCATTGTTCGTCGCCGCACCGTTGGCAAGAAGCGCTAG